The window TAAGGTATTAATTACCTCAAAAGCCGGAATTCGCTTTGCAAACACACCGGTGGCTGGTGAGGTCGGTCGTTACGATTTTTCCCATAATTATCTGATTAAGCAGGTCGAAGGTTCATTAAAGCGTCTTAATGTTGATGCTTTAGATATGTTTCTGTTGCACCGTCCAGATTATTTGTTTAATGCTGAAGACGTTGCCCACACCCTCAATGAACTGCGCCAGTCCGGCAAAGTAAAACACTTTGGGGTGAGTAACTTCAGTGCCAGCCAGCTGGAATTACTACAGTCAAAAATGACCGATTCATTGTTGGTGAATCAAATTGAAATCAATATCCATAATATCGACGCATTTTCCAATGGCACCTTAGATCAGTGCCAACAATATGGCATCACTCCCATGGCCTGGTGTCCGATTGCTACCGTCGCTTATGAAGCCTGGGGCAATACCTTTAGCGATGAAGATGTTGCGCGCATTCAACAGGAATATCAGCGTCAGGCTGACTTTTATGGCTGCGAGCAATGGGTTATCGCGCTGGCCTGGTTGTTAATAAATCCAGCGCAAATTTGCCCTATCATCGGTTCTACCAACCCTGAACGAATTACCATGGCAAAACAGGCCTTAGATTTAGACTATCGTCAT is drawn from Thalassotalea sp. PS06 and contains these coding sequences:
- a CDS encoding aldo/keto reductase family oxidoreductase, with translation MKTLTIPQLPMPSSRLIYGCMRISGDNSQQDREKGKRAIEAAIDEGYNHFDHADIYGGGECESIFGEVLKAQPHLRNKVLITSKAGIRFANTPVAGEVGRYDFSHNYLIKQVEGSLKRLNVDALDMFLLHRPDYLFNAEDVAHTLNELRQSGKVKHFGVSNFSASQLELLQSKMTDSLLVNQIEINIHNIDAFSNGTLDQCQQYGITPMAWCPIATVAYEAWGNTFSDEDVARIQQEYQRQADFYGCEQWVIALAWLLINPAQICPIIGSTNPERITMAKQALDLDYRHEDWYRLLEARNGHPVP